Proteins encoded by one window of Seriola aureovittata isolate HTS-2021-v1 ecotype China chromosome 4, ASM2101889v1, whole genome shotgun sequence:
- the LOC130167734 gene encoding P2Y purinoceptor 13-like translates to METNNISHLSSDCATFSLVTVDVAVSYLFFFLFPIALLLNGVAAWVSLHLRSTSTFIVYLKNMVAADLLMTLTLPLKAASMLPGATLELRAFACRYSDVIFYCCMYTSIALMGVISLDRFFKIVRPCGKLLGQNVSFSIVMSALVWVVIFGSTAIPTIILTNQDPINMTGNFCMSLKSPVGLKLHKCVVVCMEILFWLISILIVFCYMCITMKVLQSFRNSGSNNSQGKKKTKLRVFLILLVFFVCFVPLHILRIPFTLYEIFNVKVCTERWLVIVHHLALWVSTTNACLDPFLYIYLCREYRVKLADMVKARGICVGLHSGENEDD, encoded by the coding sequence ATGGAGACCAACAACATCTCACACCTCTCCTCCGACTGTGCTACTTTCAGCcttgtgactgtagatgtggctGTCTCgtacctcttcttcttcctgttccCCATTGCGTTACTGCTCAACGGGGTAGCAGCGTGGGTGTCTTTGCACCTCCGCTCCACCTCTACCTTCATCGTGTATCTTAAAAACATGGTGGCTGCTGACCTGCTCATGACTCTGACACTCCCTCTGAAGGCGGCCAGCATGCTTCCTGGAGCAACACTTGAGCTGAGGGCGTTTGCCTGCCGTTACTCTGATGTCATTTTCTACTGCTGCATGTACACAAGCATTGCTTTAATGggtgtcatcagcctggaccgGTTCTTCAAAATTGTTAGACCATGTGGAAAGTTGCTAGGACAGAATGTATCATTCAGTATTGTGATGTCCGCCTTGGTTTGGGTGGTGATATTTGGCAGCACAGCGATCCCAACCATCATTCTAACTAACCAGGATCCTATTAATATGACAGGGAATTTTTGTATGTCCCTGAAAAGCCCAGTGGGATTGAAACTTCACAAGTGTGTGGTTGTATGTATGGAGATTCTTTTCTGGCTTATCAGCATATTGATTGTGTTTTGCTACATGTGCATCACCATGAAAGTCCTGCAGTCCTTCAGAAACTCTGGGAGCAACAACAGCCAAGGGAAGAAGAAAACCAAACTCAGAGTCTTCTTGATcctccttgtgttttttgtgtgttttgtgcctCTCCACATATTGCGCATTCCTTTTACACTGTATGAAATCTTTAACGTTAAGGTGTGCACTGAAAGGTGGTTGGTGATAGTTCATCACTTGGCCCTGTGGGTGTCTACCACCAATGCCTGTCTGGACCCTTTTCTCTACATCTATCTGTGTAGGGAGTACAGAGTCAAACTGGCTGACATGGTGAAAGCTAGAGGGATCTGTGTTGGGTTACATTCAGGTGAAAATGAGGATGATTGA
- the mfsd1 gene encoding major facilitator superfamily domain-containing protein 1 isoform X1 — translation MADYEERRSLLGDDDEGSFTSRQAARGPGRPMPAICDPSHLLHRVVVLLFMCFLGFGSYFCYDNPAALQTQVLQDLNLNTAKFMQLYAWYSWPNVVLCFFGGFLLDRVFGIRLGTIIFSLFVCVGQVIFATGALVNHFWLMEVGRFVFGIGGESLAVAQNTYAVNWFKGKELNLVFGLQLSMARLGSTVNMNIMGWVYSEVALAVGTGHTALGASLMIAAVTCVFSLICALVLGFLDKRAERILHKEEGKTGEVIKLTDVKDFPFTLWLIFIICVGYYVAIFPFIGLGQVFFIEKFNFSAAEARAVNSIVYIISAPASPVLGFMVDKTGRNVVWVIIAVVTTLAAHMMLAFTFWNPWIAMSLLGVSYSLLACALWPMVAFVVPEHQLGTAYGFMQSIQNLGLALIAMAAGAILDTRGYLVLEVFFCACICIALMAVVMLYFVDYLRGGDLNQSAAARAKLQKEATSDAEIKRRPSRLTKGEFARLAPMSAFGLRNRYLSRLGAQLPDHCSTHLSSLAHRSVLK, via the exons ATGGCGGACTATGAGGAGCGGCGGAGCCTGTTGGGAGATGACGATGAGGGGTCGTTCACCAGCAGACAGGCAGCCAGAGGACCCGGCAGACCGATGCCGGCCATTTGCGATCCCAGCCACCTCTTGCACCGTGTGGTTGTCCTGCTATTCATGTGCTTTCTGGGATTCG GAAGCTACTTCTGTTATGACAACCCGGCTGCCCTTCAAACTCAAGTCCTCCAG GATTTGAACCTGAACACTGCTAAGTTCATGCAGCTGTATGCCTGGTACTCCTGGCCCAATGTGGTTCTCTGCTTTTTCGGGGGCTTCCTGCTTGACAGGGTCTTTGGCATCAG GCTGGGAACCATCATCTTTTCCCTATTTGTCTGTGTTGGACAG GTAATATTTGCTACTGGAGCTCTGGTAAACCATTTCTGGCTGATGGAAGTTGGACGTTTTGtatttgg CATTGGAGGAGAGTCGTTGGCTGTGGCCCAGAACACATATGCAGTCAACTGGTTCAAGGGAAAGGAGCTAAATCTAGTGTTTGGCCTTCAGCTGAGCATGGCTCGACTG GGCAGCACAGTGAACATGAACATTATGGGCTGGGTGTACAGCGAAGTCGCACTCGCTGTTGGCACTGGACACACCGCACTAGGCGCATCGCTCATGATAG cTGCTGTAACCTGCGTGTTTTCACTAATCTGTGCCTTGGTGTTGGGATTCCTCGacaaaagagcagagaggatcCTCCACAAGGAAGAAGGCAAAACAG GTGAGGTGATCAAGCTGACAGACGTGAAAGATTTCCCCTTCACCCTGTGgctcatcttcatcatttgtGTGGGCTACTATGTCGCCATTTTCCCCTTTATTGGATTGGGACA GGTGTTCTTCATTGAAAAATTCAACTTCTCCGCTGCTGAAGCCAGAGCTGTCAACAG TATTGTGTACATCATCTCAGCCCCCGCATCCCCAGTTCTGGGCTTTATGGTTGATAAGACGGGAAGGAATGTAGTTTGGGTAATAATTGCTGTGGTGACCACACTCGCCGCTCACATGATGCTTGCCTTCACCTTCTGGAACCCGTGGATCGCCATG TCCCTGCTGGGAGTCTCTTACTCCTTACTGGCCTGTGCACTGTGGCCCATGGTGGCGTTTGTTGTGCCTGAGCATCAGCTGGGGACGGCCTATGGCTT CATGCAGTCTATTCAGAACCTGGGACTTGCTCTCATTGCCATGGCAGCCGGAGCCATCCTAGACACCAGAGGATACCTGGTTTTGGAAGTGTTTTTCTGTGCCTGCATTTGCA TTGCACTGATGGCAGTGGTGATGCTGTACTTTGTGGATTATCTCAGAG GAGGAGATTTGAACCAGTCAGCTGCAGCCAGAGCCAAACTCCAGAAAGAAGCCACTTCAGATGCAGA GATTAAAAGGCGGCCCAGTAGGCTGACGAAGGGTGAGTTTGCGAGACTAGCACCCATGTCTGCTTTTGGCCTACGCAACCGGTACCTCTCCAGGCTGGGCGCACag ctcCCAGACCATTGCTCTACCCATCTGTCATCACTTGCCCACAGGAGTGTACTGAAATGA
- the LOC130167865 gene encoding P2Y purinoceptor 13-like: MNTTLSNSSIKCVRDTSITAVVFPCLYSILFIAAMILNSLAAWIFFSIPSTSTFVVFLKNVVVADLLMTLTIPLRVLSDAGVGSWHLRAFHCRYSAVLFYITMYISILLLGLISLDRYLKIVRPFGKCALQRVRVGQVLSASVWVVMLSLALPNVILSDQPPRVIGGKLKCSSMKSKAGLIWHEGFNYFCQVVFWGTLALMVVCYTFISKKVYESYKASKSRSQAASRKTKAKVFVVVGVFFVCFAPFHFARVPYTLTQTRNTASHCQALYIAKETTLWLSATNICLDPLIYVFLCKVFRKRLTAALCRKPLHKGTMESPTATSTQLEMS, translated from the exons ATGAACACCACCCTGTCCAACTCATCCATCAAGTGTGTTCGGGATACCAGCATAACAGCTGTGGTTTTCCCATGTCTGTACAGCATCCTGTTTATAGCTGCCATGATACTCAATTCCCTGGCTGCATGGATCTTCTTCAGCATCCCCAGCACCTCAACATTTGTGGTCTTTCTAAAAAATGTG GTGGTGGCTGACTTGCTGATGACCTTGACCATCCCTCTGAGAGTCTTAAGTGATGCAGGTGTGGGCTCCTGGCATTTACGCGCCTTCCACTGCCGATACTCTGCGGTTCTCTTCTACATCACCATGTACATCAGCATCCTCTTGCTGGGCCTCATCAGCCTGGACCGCTACCTGAAAATAGTCAGGCCCTTTGGGAAGTGTGCCCTGCAGCGGGTCCGTGTTGGCCAGGTGCTGAGTGCATCTGTCTGGGTGGTAATGTTATCTTTAGCATTACCCAACGTTATTCTAAGCGACCAGCCACCACGGGTCATTGGAGGCAAACTGAAGTGCTCCTCCATGAAGAGCAAAGCCGGCCTGATATGGCATGAGGGATTCAACTACTTCTGTCAG GTGGTTTTTTGGGGCACTCTGGCCTTGATGGTGGTTTGCTACACGTTCATCAGCAAGAAGGTTTATGAGTCATACAAAGCCTCAAAGAGCAGATCTCAGGCAGCCAGTCGGAAAACAAAGGCAAAGGTCtttgtggtggtgggggtgtttTTCGTCTGCTTTGCCCCCTTTCACTTTGCTCGTGTTCCCTACACCCTGACCCAGACCCGTAACACAGCAAGTCACTGCCAAGCACTGTACATTGCCAAGGAGACCACCTTGTGGCTATCGGCCACTAATATATGTCTGGATCCACTTATCTACGTGTTCTTGTGTAAGGTGTTTCGGAAAAGACTGACAGCTGCACTCTGCCGCAAGCCACTCCACAAAGGTACCATGGAATCTCCCACAGCAACATCTACTCAGCTGGAGATGTCATAA
- the LOC130167733 gene encoding P2Y purinoceptor 13-like, which translates to MPSTQMSPDNSECDSYMYTKNVVPILYFLMFPIALLLNSVAAWVSLHLKSTSTLVVYLKNLVAADVIMTLIIPVKAASDLSGASDALFEFSCNYFKAIFYSAQYTCITLLGLISLDRFFKIMIPRSKLFGQNLTFSKLICGSVWLVLFGGTALPNILSNQSVANMTKPSTCMKFKGPAGLEVHQMVVIYLNVLFWLISVVIVVCYISIANKVIQSFRKSGSNNKKGKQKIKLRVFMTVIVFFVSFTPYHIVRIPYTFQQVKNSKSSCPYSESKFGKEFSLWLVSTNICMDPLLYVFLCQEFKEKLLSMMKNISVSFKVSSAAKAEAK; encoded by the coding sequence ATGCCATCGACTCAGATGTCTCCTGATAATTCCGAGTGTGACAGTTATATGTACACGAAAAATGTCGTCCCAATTCTCTACTTTTTGATGTTTCCCATAGCGTTGTTGCTGAATAGTGTGGCAGCCTGGGTGTCCCTGCACCTCAAGTCCACCTCCACCTTGGTGGTGTACTTGAAAAATCTAGTAGCTGCcgacgttattatgaccttgATTATCCCAGTCAAAGCAGCAAGTGACTTGTCAGGTGCTTCTGATGCATTATTTGAATTTTCATGCAATTATTTCAAAGCCATTTTCTACAGTGCACAGTACACATGTATTACTTTGTTGGGCCTTATCAGTCTGGACCGTTTCTTCAAGATCATGATACCCCGGAGCAAGCTGTTTGGTCAGAATCTGACCTTTAGCAAACTGATATGTGGCTCAGTCTGGCTAGTACTCTTTGGAGGCACAGCTTTACCAAATATTTTAAGTAACCAATCAGTAGCCAATATGACAAAGCCCAGCACTTGTATGAAGTTTAAAGGACCAGCTGGACTTGAAGTCCATCAAATGGTTGTGATTTACCTGAACGTTCTCTTCTGGCTCATCAGTGTGGTCATTGTAGTTTGTTACATTTCCATCGCCAACAAGGTTATACAGTCTTTTCGAAAATCTGGCAGCAATAACAAGAAGGGAAAGCAGAAGATAAAACTACGTGTCTTTATgactgtcattgtgttttttgtatcGTTCACACCGTACCACATTGTCAGGATCCCATACACTTTTCAACAAGTCAAAAATTCCAAAAGTTCATGCCCTTACTCAGAGAGTAAGTTTGGCAAGGAGTTCAGCCTCTGGCTTGTCAGCACAAATATCTGTATGGACCCACTTCTCTATGTCTTTTTGTGTCAAGAATTCAAGGAGAAACTGCTGTCTATGATGAAAAATATCTCCGTCTCATTTAAAGTGTCTTCAGCAGCCAAAGCAGAGGCTAAGTGA
- the LOC130168290 gene encoding P2Y purinoceptor 3-like has translation MEDFHICPVTNYYKRILLPVSYGLVFVLGLTLNGALVWCVWARTRRWSSTVIYMANLAVADLLYVLALPPLIISNAMGDLWPFGNIICKTVRFFFFVNLHCSMMFLTCVSVHRFIGVCFPIAAVRLRTKKLALFASGSVWVLATAEILPTLVFAHTGVINNMTVCFEMTNPKQFNVYFPYGLFLAIVGFLIPFLVVVTCYCSMMKVLYCGVADSIYNARTARVRNKSLYTLLVVCLMFVVCFVPYHITRTVYLFVRVYIPGECHLLNVVMISYKVWKPVVSFNCCANPLLYFLGSHRHRQELRTWLCRRRKRVQPSVCLVDAGNTNRSGG, from the coding sequence ATGGAGGACTTCCACATCTGTCCAGTAACTAACTACTACAAAAGGATCCTTCTACCAGTGTCCTACGgccttgtgtttgtgctgggCCTCACTTTAAACGGTGCcctggtgtggtgtgtgtgggctCGGACGCGCCGCTGGAGCAGCACGGTGATCTACATGGCCAACCTCGCGGTGGCGGATCTTCTCTACGTGCTGGCCTTGCCCCCTCTCATCATCAGCAACGCCATGGGAGACCTGTGGCCCTTCGGCAACATCATCTGCAAAACcgtcagatttttcttttttgtcaacCTCCACTGCAGCATGATGTTTCTCACCTGCGTCAGCGTGCACCGTTTCATCGGGGTGTGCTTCCCCATCGCTGCTGTGCGCCTCAGGACCAAAAAACTCGCCCTCTTTGCGTCAGGCTCGGTTTGGGTCCTGGCCACTGCAGAGATTTTACCGACGCTGGTCTTTGCGCACACAGGTGTGATCAACAACATGACAGTGTGCTTTGAAATGACTAACCCGAAGCAGTTTAACGTTTACTTCCCCTACGGACTATTTTTAGCCATAGTGGGGTTTCTGATCCCATTCCTCGTCGTGGTCACCTGTTACTGCTCCATGATGAAGGTGCTGTATTGCGGGGTCGCCGACAGCATCTACAACGCCAGGACAGCTCGTGTGCGTAACAAGTCCCTGTACACCCTCTTAgttgtgtgtctcatgtttgtGGTGTGCTTTGTGCCTTATCACATTACTCGCACCGTCTACTTGTTTGTGAGGGTCTACATACCCGGAGAATGTCACCTGCTGAACGTGGTCATGATCTCATATAAAGTGTGGAAACCTGTTGTCAGTTTCAACTGCTGCGCAAATCCTCTCCTCTACTTTTTGGGCTCTCATCGGCACCGTCAGGAGCTCCGAACCTGGCTGtgtaggaggaggaagagagtgcAGCccagtgtgtgtctggtggATGCAGGCAACACAAACCGGTCCGGAGGGTAG
- the mfsd1 gene encoding major facilitator superfamily domain-containing protein 1 isoform X2, with the protein MADYEERRSLLGDDDEGSFTSRQAARGPGRPMPAICDPSHLLHRVVVLLFMCFLGFGSYFCYDNPAALQTQVLQDLNLNTAKFMQLYAWYSWPNVVLCFFGGFLLDRVFGIRLGTIIFSLFVCVGQVIFATGALVNHFWLMEVGRFVFGIGGESLAVAQNTYAVNWFKGKELNLVFGLQLSMARLGSTVNMNIMGWVYSEVALAVGTGHTALGASLMIAAVTCVFSLICALVLGFLDKRAERILHKEEGKTGEVIKLTDVKDFPFTLWLIFIICVGYYVAIFPFIGLGQVFFIEKFNFSAAEARAVNSIVYIISAPASPVLGFMVDKTGRNVVWVIIAVVTTLAAHMMLAFTFWNPWIAMSLLGVSYSLLACALWPMVAFVVPEHQLGTAYGFMQSIQNLGLALIAMAAGAILDTRGYLVLEVFFCACICIALMAVVMLYFVDYLRGGDLNQSAAARAKLQKEATSDAE; encoded by the exons ATGGCGGACTATGAGGAGCGGCGGAGCCTGTTGGGAGATGACGATGAGGGGTCGTTCACCAGCAGACAGGCAGCCAGAGGACCCGGCAGACCGATGCCGGCCATTTGCGATCCCAGCCACCTCTTGCACCGTGTGGTTGTCCTGCTATTCATGTGCTTTCTGGGATTCG GAAGCTACTTCTGTTATGACAACCCGGCTGCCCTTCAAACTCAAGTCCTCCAG GATTTGAACCTGAACACTGCTAAGTTCATGCAGCTGTATGCCTGGTACTCCTGGCCCAATGTGGTTCTCTGCTTTTTCGGGGGCTTCCTGCTTGACAGGGTCTTTGGCATCAG GCTGGGAACCATCATCTTTTCCCTATTTGTCTGTGTTGGACAG GTAATATTTGCTACTGGAGCTCTGGTAAACCATTTCTGGCTGATGGAAGTTGGACGTTTTGtatttgg CATTGGAGGAGAGTCGTTGGCTGTGGCCCAGAACACATATGCAGTCAACTGGTTCAAGGGAAAGGAGCTAAATCTAGTGTTTGGCCTTCAGCTGAGCATGGCTCGACTG GGCAGCACAGTGAACATGAACATTATGGGCTGGGTGTACAGCGAAGTCGCACTCGCTGTTGGCACTGGACACACCGCACTAGGCGCATCGCTCATGATAG cTGCTGTAACCTGCGTGTTTTCACTAATCTGTGCCTTGGTGTTGGGATTCCTCGacaaaagagcagagaggatcCTCCACAAGGAAGAAGGCAAAACAG GTGAGGTGATCAAGCTGACAGACGTGAAAGATTTCCCCTTCACCCTGTGgctcatcttcatcatttgtGTGGGCTACTATGTCGCCATTTTCCCCTTTATTGGATTGGGACA GGTGTTCTTCATTGAAAAATTCAACTTCTCCGCTGCTGAAGCCAGAGCTGTCAACAG TATTGTGTACATCATCTCAGCCCCCGCATCCCCAGTTCTGGGCTTTATGGTTGATAAGACGGGAAGGAATGTAGTTTGGGTAATAATTGCTGTGGTGACCACACTCGCCGCTCACATGATGCTTGCCTTCACCTTCTGGAACCCGTGGATCGCCATG TCCCTGCTGGGAGTCTCTTACTCCTTACTGGCCTGTGCACTGTGGCCCATGGTGGCGTTTGTTGTGCCTGAGCATCAGCTGGGGACGGCCTATGGCTT CATGCAGTCTATTCAGAACCTGGGACTTGCTCTCATTGCCATGGCAGCCGGAGCCATCCTAGACACCAGAGGATACCTGGTTTTGGAAGTGTTTTTCTGTGCCTGCATTTGCA TTGCACTGATGGCAGTGGTGATGCTGTACTTTGTGGATTATCTCAGAG GAGGAGATTTGAACCAGTCAGCTGCAGCCAGAGCCAAACTCCAGAAAGAAGCCACTTCAGATGCAGA atga